One genomic segment of Marinitoga piezophila KA3 includes these proteins:
- a CDS encoding amidohydrolase, translating to MKKILKNAYVLMSADAEIKKMDILIENGIIIEIEENIENEDNTVELIDLKDKLILPGFINTHTHLAMSLFRGIGDDLTLKEWLFDVMFPREELLTDELTYYGSLISTMEMLSKGTTTIVDMYLFMNGTAEAVKDLGVRAYLTRGLGYDNDEGWKRRIDETIELFEKYHNKYNIKVGFGPHAPYTCPMNKLEEIAELTEKYDTFATIHLYEAKHERDMYSFEDLEKTGLFKNNVIAAHCVHVDDKDMKILARNEITVAHNPSSNLKLGNGIAPIIKMLEHEINVTLGTDGAASNNTLNLWEEMRLAALLQKSYGPEKFKTEEALRMVWENGGYALNEKIGRIEEGYKADFAVIDINNIEFYPVDLNRLKSHIVYSAPSNRVYATMVNGEWVYYNGEFPKLKENNYYEKFHELYTNLENKIKEKE from the coding sequence ATGAAAAAAATATTAAAAAATGCATATGTGTTAATGAGTGCGGATGCAGAAATAAAAAAAATGGACATTTTAATTGAAAATGGAATTATAATAGAAATTGAAGAAAATATAGAAAATGAAGACAATACTGTGGAATTAATAGATTTAAAAGATAAACTCATACTTCCTGGATTTATAAATACACATACACATCTTGCAATGAGTTTGTTCAGAGGAATAGGTGATGATTTAACCTTAAAAGAATGGCTGTTTGACGTTATGTTTCCTCGAGAAGAATTATTAACAGATGAACTCACATATTATGGTTCTTTAATATCAACAATGGAAATGTTATCCAAAGGAACAACAACAATTGTAGATATGTATTTATTTATGAATGGAACAGCAGAAGCAGTAAAGGATTTAGGAGTAAGAGCGTATTTAACAAGAGGATTGGGATATGATAATGATGAAGGATGGAAAAGAAGAATAGATGAAACAATAGAGCTATTTGAAAAATATCATAACAAATATAATATAAAAGTGGGATTTGGACCACATGCTCCATATACATGTCCAATGAATAAACTTGAAGAAATAGCTGAATTAACGGAAAAATACGATACGTTTGCTACAATCCATTTATATGAGGCGAAACATGAAAGGGATATGTATTCCTTTGAAGACTTAGAAAAAACTGGATTATTTAAAAATAACGTAATTGCTGCACATTGTGTTCATGTAGACGATAAAGATATGAAAATTCTGGCAAGAAACGAGATAACAGTTGCGCATAACCCTTCAAGTAATTTAAAGTTAGGTAATGGAATTGCTCCTATAATAAAAATGCTGGAACATGAAATCAATGTAACTCTTGGAACAGATGGGGCAGCAAGTAATAATACTTTAAATCTCTGGGAAGAAATGAGATTAGCAGCATTATTACAAAAATCATATGGTCCTGAAAAGTTTAAAACAGAAGAAGCATTAAGAATGGTATGGGAAAATGGAGGATATGCACTAAACGAAAAAATTGGAAGAATAGAAGAAGGTTACAAAGCGGATTTTGCAGTTATTGATATAAATAACATAGAATTCTATCCTGTAGATTTAAATAGATTAAAATCTCATATAGTATATTCAGCACCATCCAATAGAGTCTATGCAACTATGGTAAATGGCGAATGGGTTTATTACAATGGTGAATTTCCAAAATTAAAAGAAAATAATTATTACGAAAAATTTCATGAATTATACACTAATCTCGAAAATAAAATTAAAGAAAAAGAATAA
- a CDS encoding TIGR01212 family radical SAM protein (This family includes YhcC from E. coli K-12, an uncharacterized radical SAM protein.), translating to MLYNKLSDYLKKRYGERVQRLPINAGFTCPNKTGVRGTGGCIYCEESGSGFAALSPKTPIAEQIQIMMKRYEGRANKFMAYFQSNTNTYAPAHVLKKIYDSALIDERIIILDISTRPDTVPDDVLDLIASYKEKMDVYIEYGLQSVNINTLKILNRGHSLAEFIDAVNRAKQRNLEVIVHMIVDLPWDSEEDIIEGAKILSALKVDGVKLHSLYITEDTVLGKMYKNGEVKPLSLEEFINRNILFLEYLDPEIVIHRLAADPPREGVLHGNWGMSKIKIINLLEKEMKNRNTYQGRLFNYLNR from the coding sequence GTGTTATACAATAAATTAAGTGATTACTTAAAAAAAAGATATGGAGAAAGAGTCCAGCGTTTACCTATAAACGCTGGTTTTACCTGTCCAAATAAAACCGGTGTAAGAGGAACTGGTGGATGTATCTACTGTGAAGAAAGTGGGAGCGGGTTTGCAGCATTATCTCCTAAAACACCTATTGCAGAACAGATACAAATAATGATGAAAAGATATGAAGGTAGAGCAAACAAATTTATGGCATATTTTCAATCAAATACAAATACATATGCACCGGCACATGTTTTAAAAAAAATTTATGATTCGGCGTTAATAGATGAAAGAATAATAATTCTTGATATTTCAACACGACCTGATACAGTGCCAGACGATGTTTTGGATTTAATTGCATCGTATAAAGAAAAAATGGATGTTTATATAGAATATGGACTTCAAAGCGTTAATATAAACACATTAAAAATTTTAAATAGAGGCCATTCACTTGCAGAGTTTATAGATGCTGTTAATAGAGCAAAACAAAGAAACCTTGAAGTGATAGTACATATGATAGTGGATTTGCCCTGGGATAGTGAAGAAGATATTATTGAAGGAGCAAAAATATTATCAGCATTAAAAGTAGATGGTGTAAAATTGCATTCCCTTTATATAACTGAAGATACTGTACTTGGAAAAATGTATAAAAATGGTGAAGTAAAGCCTTTAAGTTTAGAAGAATTTATTAATAGAAATATATTATTTTTAGAATATCTTGATCCAGAAATTGTAATTCATCGTTTAGCAGCTGATCCACCAAGAGAAGGTGTTTTGCATGGGAATTGGGGAATGTCCAAAATTAAAATAATAAATTTACTTGAAAAAGAAATGAAAAATAGAAATACCTATCAGGGAAGATTATTTAATTACTTAAATAGATAA
- a CDS encoding rubrerythrin family protein, with translation MMVKKEMTRKFLEDAFCGESKAHMKYTIYAEDAEAQGKKNLARLWRAIAYAEFVHARNHFKALGYLGSVGDNLEDSAAGEHFEIEEMYPVYKNASEFQEEKEAVRSAHYALEAEKIHEEMYKEAKKHLETNEDLEDKKVYVCKICGYTTFDEIPEKCPVCGATSSQFEEF, from the coding sequence ATTATGGTAAAAAAAGAAATGACAAGAAAATTTTTAGAAGATGCTTTTTGTGGTGAATCAAAAGCTCATATGAAGTATACAATTTATGCTGAAGATGCTGAAGCTCAGGGCAAAAAAAATCTTGCAAGATTATGGAGAGCAATTGCATATGCAGAGTTTGTACATGCTCGAAATCATTTTAAAGCATTGGGCTATTTAGGAAGCGTAGGAGATAATTTAGAAGATTCAGCGGCTGGAGAACACTTTGAAATTGAAGAAATGTATCCAGTATATAAAAATGCTTCAGAATTCCAGGAAGAAAAAGAAGCTGTAAGAAGTGCTCATTATGCATTAGAAGCTGAAAAAATACATGAAGAAATGTATAAAGAAGCAAAAAAGCATCTTGAAACCAATGAAGATTTAGAAGATAAAAAGGTTTATGTATGTAAGATTTGTGGATATACAACATTTGATGAAATACCAGAAAAATGTCCAGTTTGTGGTGCAACCTCATCACAATTTGAAGAGTTTTAA
- a CDS encoding class II SORL domain-containing protein, whose amino-acid sequence MKLGDVIKSADFKNEKHVPVIDAPEKVKAGETFKVEVQVGKDIAHPNTVEHHIAWIDLYVHYEDNPNTIHLGRFEFGAGVTEPHVLTHIKLDKKGTLIAHSYCNLHGLWESEKVIEVE is encoded by the coding sequence ATGAAATTAGGAGATGTAATTAAATCAGCAGATTTCAAAAATGAAAAGCATGTACCAGTTATAGATGCACCTGAAAAGGTAAAGGCAGGAGAGACATTTAAAGTTGAGGTACAGGTTGGAAAAGATATAGCTCATCCAAATACAGTGGAACATCATATTGCGTGGATAGATTTATATGTTCATTATGAGGATAATCCAAATACCATTCATCTTGGAAGATTTGAATTTGGTGCAGGAGTAACTGAACCACATGTATTAACACATATAAAATTAGATAAAAAAGGAACTTTAATAGCACATTCATATTGTAACCTCCATGGTTTATGGGAATCAGAAAAGGTTATAGAAGTAGAATAA
- a CDS encoding TM1266 family iron-only hydrogenase system putative regulator: MEKKISTLSIIIYNRDLAYQKVSDLLHNYGEKILLRVGYPMKEKGIAIIFLVVEMTTDELGALSGKLGQIDSVKVKSTTLKI; encoded by the coding sequence ATGGAAAAGAAGATAAGCACATTGTCCATAATAATTTATAACCGTGACTTAGCTTATCAAAAAGTAAGTGATTTATTACACAATTATGGTGAAAAAATTCTTTTGAGAGTGGGTTATCCAATGAAGGAAAAAGGAATAGCGATAATATTTCTTGTGGTGGAAATGACAACAGATGAGCTTGGTGCATTATCTGGAAAATTAGGGCAAATTGATTCTGTAAAGGTTAAAAGTACAACTTTAAAAATTTAA
- the hydG gene encoding [FeFe] hydrogenase H-cluster radical SAM maturase HydG encodes MLYIKDRDNLKSFIPEEKIFEYLETTKNPDKFKVREIIQKSLNKNRLDPEEMATLLNVEDEELLEEIFEGARELKRRIYGNRIVLFAPLYIGNECINNCQYCGFRVTNKNIVRRSLSIEEVKKEVEALEDKGHKRLIVVFGEHPKYNAKFMTETIRTIYNTKKGKGEIRRVNVNAAPQTVEDYKLFKEVGIGTFQIFQETYHRETYKKYHISGPKSNYLWRLYGLDRAFQAGLDDVGIGALFGLYDWKFEAMGLLYHTIHFEERFNVGPHTISFPRIEPALDTPIAERPPYALDDKNFKKLVAILRLAVPYTGLILTAREPVEIRNEVLKFGVSQIDGGSSIGVGSYSETDEEKIKKSQFLLGDNRTLDQIIEELCEEGYLPSFCTGCYRLGRTGEHFMEFAIPGFVKRFCTPNAVLTFLEYLEDYAPESTKKIGAKRIEEEIKNMQDSPLKKELLQKIEKIKAGERDLYF; translated from the coding sequence ATGTTATATATAAAAGATAGAGACAATTTAAAATCCTTTATTCCAGAAGAAAAAATCTTTGAATATTTAGAAACTACAAAAAATCCTGACAAATTTAAAGTTCGTGAAATAATTCAAAAATCACTTAATAAAAATCGATTAGATCCGGAGGAAATGGCAACATTATTAAATGTTGAAGATGAAGAGTTGCTTGAAGAAATATTTGAAGGTGCAAGAGAATTAAAAAGAAGAATATATGGAAATAGAATAGTATTATTTGCACCTTTGTATATTGGAAATGAGTGTATAAACAATTGTCAGTATTGTGGATTTAGAGTAACTAATAAAAATATTGTAAGACGTTCTTTAAGTATTGAAGAAGTAAAAAAAGAAGTAGAAGCTCTTGAAGATAAAGGACATAAACGATTAATAGTAGTTTTTGGTGAACATCCGAAGTATAATGCAAAATTTATGACAGAAACTATTAGAACAATATATAATACAAAAAAAGGAAAAGGTGAAATAAGAAGAGTAAACGTAAATGCAGCTCCACAGACTGTTGAAGATTATAAATTATTTAAAGAGGTTGGAATTGGAACTTTTCAGATATTTCAGGAAACCTATCATAGAGAAACATATAAAAAATATCATATAAGTGGTCCAAAATCCAATTATTTATGGCGATTATATGGTCTTGACAGAGCATTTCAAGCAGGATTAGATGATGTTGGAATTGGTGCATTATTTGGATTATATGATTGGAAATTTGAAGCAATGGGATTATTATATCATACTATACATTTTGAAGAAAGATTTAATGTTGGGCCTCATACAATATCATTTCCTCGAATAGAACCAGCACTTGATACACCAATTGCAGAAAGACCGCCATATGCACTGGATGATAAAAATTTTAAAAAGCTGGTAGCTATTTTAAGATTAGCAGTACCATATACAGGATTAATACTAACAGCAAGAGAACCTGTGGAAATAAGAAATGAAGTATTAAAGTTTGGAGTTTCCCAAATAGATGGTGGTTCAAGTATAGGCGTAGGAAGTTATTCTGAAACCGATGAAGAAAAGATAAAGAAAAGTCAATTCCTGCTTGGAGATAATAGAACATTAGATCAAATTATTGAAGAACTTTGTGAAGAAGGTTACTTGCCTTCATTCTGTACAGGATGCTATAGATTGGGAAGAACAGGAGAACATTTTATGGAATTTGCTATACCGGGATTTGTAAAGAGATTTTGTACTCCTAATGCTGTTTTGACATTTCTTGAATATTTAGAAGACTATGCACCAGAATCAACAAAGAAAATTGGTGCAAAAAGAATAGAAGAAGAAATTAAAAATATGCAAGATTCCCCGTTAAAAAAAGAATTACTTCAAAAAATAGAAAAAATAAAAGCTGGAGAAAGAGATTTATATTTCTAA
- the hydE gene encoding [FeFe] hydrogenase H-cluster radical SAM maturase HydE — MIYISKRFERLIEKLKKIQNDVSSEVSEIINYFLKYFTLDYEKILWILRLENENKKEEIYKVADIVTRTLTTDFITLKGIIEFTNYCNKSCNYCGIRVQNNCIKRYRIPEEEILKIAKNGVDMGLTTIILQGGEDEYFSDETLERIIYKIHHEYKTSVSLSIGERSKEAYKRFKEAGASKVLLKHETINKKIFNEIHPDKDYEYRIELLDYLVYLGYITGSGNIIGLPGQTEKDIADDIIFMRDHRIKMIGMGPFISTHNTPLEGYPDGSADLTLNAYAATRLTIPYALMPATTALGTLKRDYQFKALRSGCNVIMVNITPDKYRKNYNIYDEKIKVEFYETAERILEEGLKLSPYTYRRILEAKRNGYSYERI, encoded by the coding sequence GTGATTTATATTTCAAAACGGTTTGAAAGATTAATTGAGAAATTAAAAAAAATTCAAAATGATGTTTCTTCAGAAGTAAGTGAAATAATAAACTATTTTTTGAAATACTTCACATTGGATTATGAAAAAATATTATGGATTTTAAGGTTAGAAAACGAAAATAAAAAAGAAGAAATATATAAAGTAGCAGATATAGTAACAAGAACATTGACTACAGACTTTATTACATTAAAAGGAATAATTGAATTTACCAATTATTGTAATAAAAGTTGTAATTATTGTGGAATTAGAGTACAAAATAATTGTATAAAAAGATATAGAATACCAGAAGAAGAAATATTAAAAATAGCAAAAAACGGAGTAGATATGGGTTTAACAACCATAATTTTACAGGGAGGAGAAGATGAGTATTTTTCTGATGAAACACTGGAAAGAATAATATATAAAATTCATCATGAATATAAAACATCTGTTTCCCTTTCAATTGGTGAAAGAAGCAAGGAAGCATATAAAAGATTTAAAGAAGCTGGTGCTTCAAAGGTTTTACTAAAACATGAAACAATAAACAAAAAAATATTTAATGAGATACATCCAGATAAAGATTATGAATATAGAATAGAATTGTTAGATTATCTTGTATACCTGGGATATATTACAGGTTCAGGTAATATAATTGGTCTTCCAGGGCAAACAGAAAAAGACATAGCTGATGACATCATATTTATGAGAGATCATAGAATAAAAATGATTGGCATGGGACCATTTATATCAACGCATAATACGCCATTAGAAGGATATCCAGATGGTTCTGCTGATTTAACGTTAAATGCATATGCAGCAACAAGATTAACAATTCCATATGCATTAATGCCTGCAACAACAGCTTTGGGAACTTTAAAAAGAGATTATCAATTTAAGGCTTTGAGAAGTGGTTGTAATGTAATAATGGTAAACATTACTCCTGATAAATATAGGAAAAATTACAATATATATGATGAAAAAATAAAAGTTGAGTTTTATGAAACTGCGGAAAGAATTCTTGAAGAAGGTTTAAAATTAAGTCCGTATACATATAGAAGGATTTTGGAGGCGAAAAGAAATGGCTACTCCTATGAAAGGATATAG
- the hydF gene encoding [FeFe] hydrogenase H-cluster maturation GTPase HydF produces MATPMKGYRKYIAIAGRRNAGKSTLINALFDQEIAITSDIPGTTTDPVFKTMELQPIGPVTIIDTPGIDDEGKIGEFRVKKAYKALYKADIGLIVTNDKVSKYEKKLIEIFKDLKIPFIVVINKKDIIKNIIEIENSYKQYTKNVISISALKKEGIEDLKELIAKVLPKEEEIPLIADLIEPGQLIVLVVPIDLGAPKGRLIMPQVTAIREILDREAIAIVTKERELKHTLENLQRKPDLVVTDSQSVMKVVSDIDSDIPLTTFSILEARHKGDLEILSKSVEAIEKLKDGDTVIIMEGCSHRPLTEDIGRVKIPRWLTNHLGININFEFIAGTEFPEYEKVKNAKLIIHCGGCTLTRKAMLRRINIATMYNIPIVNYGVLISYLHGAIDRALEIFPEISRNKHKGYESLLLD; encoded by the coding sequence ATGGCTACTCCTATGAAAGGATATAGAAAATATATAGCAATTGCTGGTAGAAGAAATGCTGGTAAATCTACGCTTATTAATGCACTTTTTGATCAAGAAATTGCTATTACGAGCGATATTCCCGGTACCACTACTGATCCTGTATTCAAAACAATGGAATTGCAGCCAATAGGTCCTGTTACTATTATTGATACACCTGGAATAGATGATGAAGGTAAAATAGGAGAATTTAGGGTAAAAAAAGCGTATAAAGCATTATATAAAGCGGACATTGGATTAATAGTAACAAATGATAAAGTTAGCAAATATGAAAAAAAACTTATTGAGATATTTAAAGATTTAAAAATTCCATTTATCGTTGTAATAAACAAAAAGGATATAATAAAAAATATAATAGAAATAGAAAATAGTTATAAACAATACACAAAAAATGTAATTTCAATTTCAGCATTAAAAAAAGAAGGGATTGAAGATTTAAAAGAATTAATAGCGAAAGTATTACCGAAAGAAGAGGAAATACCTTTAATAGCAGATTTAATAGAACCAGGACAATTAATAGTTTTAGTTGTTCCCATAGATCTTGGCGCACCAAAAGGACGCTTAATAATGCCACAGGTTACAGCCATTAGAGAAATTCTTGATCGTGAAGCAATAGCTATAGTAACAAAAGAAAGAGAATTAAAACATACCTTAGAAAATTTGCAAAGGAAACCTGATCTTGTAGTTACAGATTCTCAAAGTGTAATGAAAGTTGTTTCGGATATAGATAGCGATATTCCTCTTACAACATTTTCCATTTTAGAAGCTCGTCATAAAGGAGATCTTGAAATATTATCAAAAAGCGTGGAAGCCATTGAAAAATTAAAAGATGGAGATACTGTGATAATAATGGAAGGTTGTTCTCATAGACCACTTACAGAGGATATAGGAAGAGTGAAAATTCCACGTTGGCTTACAAATCATCTTGGTATAAATATAAATTTTGAATTTATTGCTGGAACAGAATTTCCTGAATATGAAAAAGTTAAAAATGCAAAGCTTATTATTCATTGTGGAGGTTGTACATTAACGAGAAAAGCAATGTTAAGACGTATAAATATTGCCACTATGTATAATATACCAATAGTAAATTATGGTGTATTAATTTCATATTTACATGGAGCAATAGATAGAGCGTTGGAAATATTCCCCGAAATATCAAGAAATAAACATAAAGGATATGAATCATTGTTATTGGATTAA
- a CDS encoding aspartate ammonia-lyase, whose protein sequence is MRVERDFIGELEIPDNVYYGIHTARALKNFPITGEKYNENFIWAFFMIKKAAAILNYELGYLEKDIAKAIVKACDEWKNLKNYIVVEPLSGGAGTSINMNFNEVIANRATEILNGEKGEYIVNPLNHVNLHQSTNDVFPTAGKIAIIKELREVVSNVIKLQDIIQNKEKEFMKIKKIGRTQLMDAVPIMLGQEFGAWADALSRDRWRLYKVEERIRSVNIGGTAIGTGIAAPKEYVLKIVNVVREITKIGIAKAENLIDATQNWDVFSEISGLLKSLAVNLIKISNDIRLLGSGRSGYNELILPKIQAGSSIMPGKVNPVIPEYVIQLSLSVISFDNLITTATYNGNLELNHLAPLIIHYTLKSMEYLNNSLTALKGYIELIEANEKQCQKNLINSYTFITPLIELFGYEIVSEALEKNDYEVENVIKYLSEKYNKNIKELKKMINPEKMTGLGYNLK, encoded by the coding sequence ATGCGTGTTGAAAGAGATTTTATTGGCGAGTTGGAAATACCTGATAATGTTTATTATGGTATACACACAGCAAGAGCATTAAAAAATTTTCCGATTACAGGTGAAAAATACAATGAGAATTTTATCTGGGCTTTTTTCATGATAAAAAAAGCCGCTGCAATTTTAAATTATGAACTTGGATATTTAGAAAAAGATATTGCAAAGGCAATTGTAAAAGCCTGCGATGAATGGAAAAACCTTAAAAATTATATAGTTGTTGAACCTCTATCCGGAGGAGCTGGAACATCTATTAATATGAATTTTAATGAAGTAATTGCTAATCGAGCAACAGAGATATTAAATGGAGAAAAGGGAGAATATATAGTAAATCCATTGAATCATGTAAATCTACATCAATCAACCAATGATGTGTTTCCAACAGCAGGAAAAATAGCTATAATTAAAGAATTGAGAGAAGTTGTAAGTAATGTAATAAAATTACAGGATATAATTCAAAATAAAGAAAAAGAGTTTATGAAAATAAAAAAAATAGGGAGAACTCAATTAATGGATGCTGTACCAATAATGCTTGGACAGGAATTTGGTGCATGGGCTGATGCATTGAGTAGAGACAGGTGGCGATTGTACAAAGTTGAAGAGAGAATAAGAAGTGTCAACATTGGAGGAACCGCAATAGGAACAGGAATAGCGGCACCAAAAGAGTATGTTTTAAAAATAGTAAATGTAGTAAGAGAAATAACAAAAATAGGAATTGCAAAAGCGGAAAACCTTATTGACGCCACTCAAAATTGGGATGTATTTTCGGAAATTAGTGGATTATTAAAATCATTAGCTGTAAATTTAATAAAAATATCAAATGATATAAGATTATTGGGATCAGGAAGATCAGGGTATAACGAATTAATTTTACCCAAAATTCAAGCTGGAAGCTCAATAATGCCTGGTAAAGTTAATCCAGTAATTCCAGAATATGTAATTCAATTATCACTAAGCGTTATCTCGTTTGACAACCTCATTACAACAGCAACTTATAATGGTAATCTTGAATTAAACCACCTTGCTCCTTTAATAATTCATTATACATTGAAGTCAATGGAATATCTTAATAATTCTCTTACAGCTTTGAAAGGATATATAGAACTAATAGAAGCCAATGAAAAGCAATGTCAAAAAAATTTGATAAATTCTTATACCTTTATTACTCCATTAATAGAATTATTTGGATATGAAATAGTATCAGAAGCACTTGAAAAAAACGATTATGAAGTTGAAAACGTCATTAAATACCTCTCTGAAAAATACAACAAAAATATTAAAGAACTAAAAAAAATGATAAATCCAGAAAAAATGACAGGGCTTGGATACAACCTAAAATGA